From the genome of Setaria viridis chromosome 1, Setaria_viridis_v4.0, whole genome shotgun sequence:
ATGAAAAATATCATCTATATGGTTCAAATAATCGAGAAAGGATAACCTTTTCCATTAAGAATCGGATGCGTGGCTGAAGGTTCCTAATATCAATAAATTGGGAGGATTAGATTCAAATGTTATCATAAAAGGGTctcaaataacaaaaaaaatcataagaAACGATCGGAATGATTTATATTCAAAATAATTTCAGATTGTATTACCAAACTGCCCTCGAGGTTGCACGGCTGCAAGGGCTAGACGAAAAACTCGTGGCTCGCTAGCTCGCTCGACTTGGCTCGTTGGTGGCTCGACTCGGTTCGTTGGGAATTCTCACGAGCTGAGCTAGCTTTCAGCTCGATAGAGATAACAAGCTAGCTTGAGAGCCAAACGAGCTCAAGCACAGGCCTAGTAGCGAAACAACTTGGCCTGGCCCAACCAATTACTTAGGGTCTGGCCCAACTAATTACTTAGGGCTTCTTTGGTAGGATTCCAGCTTCGCCTTCTCCTGCGGCTCCAGTAAAGCCTTATCAAACAGTTTGGTCAAAAACGGCTCCAACCTAGAGCACAAGAGGAGCCGGAGTTGTTTTATATAGAGAAGCCGGAGAGGAAAAAAGTACCTCCTTCGGCTCCTCCTCATTTTAGACGCAGCTGGAACCCTACCAAACCCTGAGGTCCCACGGTCGACTGCCCAACATCCATCCGTTCGTGTTCAACATGACGAGAGCCTCTAAAACACCTGGGACCCACACGTATAAAATAGTACTGCCTTTTTCTTCTCCGTCCGTTTCATCCGTAGCCCAAAGTCCCCTCTTCCTTCTTTCGTCGAGAGCACATGCATGAGGAAATCCCTGATCCAATCTCtctcttctaatttctaaatcaAATCGTCTATTGCTGGGATGGTCGCAGCTGCTTTGTCAGATGGGTCCACATCGCCAGTGATTATGGCACGCGACGTGGGGTGCGGTTGTGCTGAGCTCACCAAGTTCGCCCGCGCCTGCATTCCACCCTGAGGACATGGCAAAGGGAACAACGCTCCATTGCGTGACACCGCGACAAGCGACCCAAAATCTTGAGGCCTTTTGTGCTGCGGTCCAAGTCAAGCTAAGCACACCGTTGGTGTCACCGCTGAAACTGGCTCGCGTCGTCGAGACGACAGTCACACCCGTATTGCCCAAGCGCAGTGAACAGTTAACAAACCATAATCTCTCCCATGTCGCTGCAGCCAAGCGTGGCGAAGTCCTTATGATAGAAGCGTTTTGGAATGATGGAAGACAAGGTATGGACAAGTATACAAGAAGCTATATGGGTCAACACTCGAGACGACGCACTCCAAGGCCATCGAGGAGTTGTTCCTGTGCAATGTAGGGAGCTCGCAGACAGCGATCGACCGTCACCATGGCCTGATGAGAGACTATTCTGTGGGTGTGTTTTGGTTGATAGCTCTCATGTAATAAGTATGTAATGGGGTTTGTTTGGTGCCGGCTCTCTTGCCGTGCGTTGTATTGTTTGAAACTTCTACCtctaatacaaagatacgcaacTCTCCTatgtattcgagaaaaaaaccATGATCCTTCTTCCCAGATCTAGCTTCCCTAGCAGTTTAATTGCTGGGATACGGCGAAATTGGAGTGAGGAAGCGCCGGAGCAGGCCCCTGCATGAAGAACAGCGATGGTGATGTGGTTGGTGGCTTGCTACGCCGGAGCAGACCAAGCTTCACTATGCCGCTGCATGGCTGCAACCTCGTGCCCTGCCCAAGGCTCCAACTTCGTGCCATTGCTCATCGTGCCCTCTCTCCAGCAGCAACTCAAGCCTCGCCCACCTCGCCTCAGCACCCTGGAGAAGCTCCCTACTCTCGCCGACGTCATATTTACCGAGCTAGCTCACGAGCTAAACGGGCCAGCTCGAGCTGGCaaacgagccgagccgagcctgACTTCCAACTCGTTAAGATAACGAGCCGAGCTGAGCTAGCTCGTTGTCGTAGCGAGCCAAAACGAGCCGAGCCGGCTCGATATCCACCCCCTGCACCCACCCATGAACCGACCGGCAGACCGGTTTGTGTCGGTTCAACCGAACCGCGTTCACGAACCAGTCTCCAGGAAATCCCCCAGGCGGCTTTCTTGGCCTCTGCCCCAATCCAGAGGACTCCACCTTCCCTTCCGCCGCAACccgcctttcttcctcctcccatcgtcgtcctcgtcccctCCTGGGCTAGCGCGGAGCGGGGATCCATCCGGATTCGATTCTCCTTTTGCTGGTAAGGAAGTCCTACCCTGCTTGGGCGCATTGTTCTTGGGGCCGAATTTATTTTCCAATTTGTTCGTGGGTTTTAACTGAAACCTAATGCTCCTCGTCAGGTCCGCCGCTCGCACGCGATGTTTCCCTGTCAGGGAGTGGCTACTGCGAATCCTCAGCTGCTTGGTGCTCCTGCCGCGAGCCGGTATGGTTCTCCCGCGAGGCCGTCTTTGCGTGCTAGACCGGCTTTTCTGAGCCTGCGGGATCCTGCATTTCGTCGTGAGCAGAAATCCTTCGCTTTGAGAGGTAAATTcactttattttcttctttatgGGAAATTTTACTGGTGTGAATGAATGCTGTTTATGCAAGCACTTCGCATTGAGGCGGTTATCCGCTACTGGACAGCATTGCCTGAATTATTACGTGGATATGCTTGGGGGTACTGGGTAACTATGCTGTGCTTATTGGCTTATTGTTACCTCTGAAGCTCTATCTCAAGTTCTCGATTAGCAAGACCGTTATCCTTTCTTAATATAGTTTTAGTTTTGTGCGAAGAATTGCTGTAGTTTGACATTACCTCTGAAGCTCTATCGCGGAACTTTTGACTGCCTTTATTTTGAGATATCTTAGCTTTACTGTATTAGTTCCTCCAGACCAATTTGttagcatttgtttcttttagaaaatggaaagtTGCGTGATCAAAGGAGTAAATTGATAAATTAATTTCAAGTTCTATATGCTTCCCTGGCAGAATATAgttgattgattttttttagatcaGTGAACTGTAGAAAGTAATTTATAGGATGCAAGGGGATGTTATGCATGCTTGTCTTTTAACTCTGAAAAACCCAATGtgtttaattagtaattacttttATTATTTGTTATTTGTTTTCCCAAAGACAAAGGGAGTTTAGAATTTCAATGTACAAAATACGTCAGTGACAGCAAAAGTTTGCTACTGTTCGGTGTGCACTTCATGACAGTACGCCATTGAGGCATCTTATCTTTAACAATGCATGAAGTTGTTATCCATGTGGAGGCAGCACTAAATTAAGATTCCAGTCCAGTTCAGTTAAAAGTTGGTATTTTATGCTGAAGGTACAGACATGGATAAAATCTGGTGTTCAGGTCCTCGTATCGATAATATACACAAAGTTACAGACTAACAATTCATATCGACTTTATTGTGATGAGTACCACAGGTCGTTCTTGGGCAGATCCTATTATGAAATTCTGCTTcttttgcaagtttgcaactatCAGTCATTGTGAATCCTGAATACTCTTTCAAGTTATAATGAGTAGTTACTTACTTTTCTCTAATTGATTTAGTAGGTTGTTTTTTTTGTCTCTAATTGGTTGAGTAGTTTCTTAGTTGTCTCTAATTGATTGAGGAGTTACTTGTTTCTTGATTGAGTAGTTTCTTGTCTCTAATTGATTCATCCTTTCTGCTTAAGTTACTTATCTCAATTTAAGGTGAATTATCTCAAAATGTAAGTCTTCTTCCTGTGCCAACAATGATGTTGGAATTCTTATTGATCTTCATATGACAATAAATTTCTTCCTTTCAGCTGGTGCGGATTTTCACCGTCATGTTCTATCTTCATCCTTTGCAAAGTACGATACCATCAAGGGCATCAAGCCACTGCTGCCATCCCCCAAATTGCATCCAAGAACTCAAGTTGGTTGTCAAGCATCTTTATCATCATTCAGCTATCCTGAGTTATCTTCCAAACCTAAATGGTGGTGGAGATCCCTAGCATGTGTACCCTATCTTCTGCCACTGCACAACATGTGGGGACACGCAGATGCCATCTATCAGCTTCATCCATACTTGCAAAGATTTAGCCTGCTTTATGCCTTCATTGATACAATGGCTCTACTCCCTGGGTGGCTTTTTCTGGTGATCTTCATGACCATATACTTCTTTGTTGTGAGGCGGAAGTGGTCGCCGCACTTCTTGCGGTTTCACATCATATTGGCTATCCTGCTCGACACAGGCTCACAAGCTCTGGCCACTGCGATCAACTGGAGtccaagcatagttttccaggGTAAGCCAATGGCATATTTCTGGATGACAATGGCCTTCATCCAGATCTTCACGGTTGTCGAGTGCATGAGGTGTGCACTTTCAGGGTTGTATCCAAATGTTCCATTTATATCTCACACGGCGTTCATCCATTCAGATCTTAACCTGTTCAGGTAGTTGATCAGTGCGAAGTGCATTTTTTGGAATTAAGAGGTGCTGAATGAGGCTGGTGAGTAAGAGCTTTGAACGTGCTAGgtagtttggaaaaaaaaaaggactacACAGAGAGTGTAATTGTTACTCTTCACTGCATGAGAGAATGTAACTGTTACTCTTCACTGTATTGTTGCCAGTGCTGTTAACTGCATGTCTCTGAGAGTGTGATTGTCACTCTTCACTGCATTGTTGCCAGTGCTGTTAACTGAAGATCCCTGGGAGTGTGATCGTTACTCTTCGCTGCATTGTTGCCAGTGCTGTTAACTGCATTTCTCTGGATTTATTAAGCTTGAGTGGCATCAGACTTCGTGCCTTTATTCTTCCTTCCGTCCACTTCGACGGTAAGTGCTGAAATTTAAACGGATGATGCATATCGATTGACTTGTGCGGTGATATTTGTTCTACATATTCCAATCATATGAAGTTTCAGTCGAGCTATTATTTCAGTTTCGTTAAGCATGTAATGGTTTTATGCTTGCAGCTCCTTGAATCTTGATGCGCCCAGTCATTACAAGTTTACAACCTGAATGGTTTTATTGTTCTGAATTGTTTAGACGATGGGGCACCGCTGCGGAACATTAGGAAACGGACCTGGCCCGGCCACTGCTGTTGTGATGCGCCATGAGCGTAGGCTGCGTAGCAGAGGACGCCGGTGGCTCAGCTCCTGACCATCCGCCTTGCAGCCGGGCAAGCTCCTCGCGGCACCTCCAAAAACACTACCGGTGCGCCAGCCCGAACAGAGATGGTAAAGCGCCGCCGTCAGATTGCTTCACGCGGCGAGCTGCGGCAGAACCACGGCCATCACCATCAGTATTCCGTGCAGCTGACTTGCAACAGGCACTTCTCCATGTAATAGGAACAGGAATACCACAAATATACTGAATTTGCCAGATGGAGAGTGAAAGTACGCAATCACCGAATGACTATTACAAAACAAGTATCTGCCAGCTTAGATGTTGACATATTCGCTGCAAAAGTATAGCCTTGGGCTTTTTTGCCCAGGTACCCTCTTTCTGCTATGGCCTACAATTCTATAGAAACATATTCCTACAAACGTATAGAAAGAATAAATAAGGTCTATCGATGCTCAAGATGCACTCGATGGCTTTGCTGTTCTCATTTCAGACCTTCTGATCGAGCTCGGACTGCGAGGACAGTATCCCGTGCTTCTGAGTTTTCTCGCTTGGTGTCGAGTAAACCTGGCGCTCTTTCCCTCCAGGTTTCGATGATGCATTCCCATACCAAATCATGCCGATCACAGCCAGAAGCATGCCTAGGGCGACGTGGAAATTGAGGCCCTCTTTCCCAAAGAAAAGGAAGCCCAAGGTCAACACAAGAATCGTTTTCATGTGGCCTAGAACTTGGAATGAGACGGCTGTGAATCTTCCGATGCATATGAATTGACTTAGGTTGGTCCCAACAGCAATTATGCATGACAACACGATGAAGAACTgaaaaattcaaacatgacaAGGAAATTAGAATGTCTTACTCAGGTTGGTCAAGCCAACACCAAAGAGAAAAATTATTGCATCAAGCACAAGAACTATTATGATTCAAATCATATACCACAAGCTCATCTCAGTGGATTGTGTTGATGGTTAAAAAAATACTGTAGAAGTCGAAAACAGAATATTTCCTACATGTCTAAGAACCATCAATATGAAGCAATGTGCTATTTCTTATGGTCAAGCTAACTACTACCAGTATCGAACACCCTGAATATTACTTTGGAGAAACAAGGCTCCAAGTCATCTTCAATATTGCGGTAACCTCAATGCCAGACATCATTACTTAGTCTTGGCACCAAACCCACTGCAGTGTTCATTGCTCCAAGCTACACTAATCACATAATGATCCTGAAAACCTAGCTCAGATGGAATCATTGACAAGTATGAATTTCTCCCTCCAATCGCAAAAAGAATGATGTTTTTGGGACAAATGCAGTCTAACTTTATTTAGATTGGACACAAAGAAACGATATCTTGCATTGAAAATATCTTTGATAGCACTATAACCTTGAAAATATGTGGTTTTATAAGTATACGATGAAAGTTGTGCTCAAACATGTGATTCTGGACCAggtcccaaaaaaaaaaactgagtgGATATACAGTGCCAAACTAGCTGGACTGAAATAGATGGGCTGCTCATGGAACAGTTTTGCAAAGATAGAAACAAAAGTGTGAAACTAATTCAGAATATGCATCACATACCGTAACTATTGATGTGTAATTAAAAGTATCAACTCTTTTGTTGGTCAGCCAGAAGTCCACAAAAGGCCCCAATACTAACAATGATGCTGCCTGACCTGGAGCAGTATGACCTAAGAGGTTGAATGAGCCAAGCGAGTACTTTCGCTGAAGGTGATGAACATACTGCAGCACAGAAGAGGAGAtcaaatacattaaagtgataATATAACATAATAGGCTGTTGTGAAAGTGAAAAAAGGTGCACACGGCCCACACAAAGTTAAATGAAACTTGATCAGGTCGAAAAGGTTGAAGTTTATTTAGTTATTACTAAACTTCTCTTTGAACTTAACAAGGCCCAAAGATTCTTCTGCTAGCTAGACCTCCATGAATGGAGAGGAAATTCAGACTTCAGTATAAGTCACCAGCAAGTTTGAAAATTCCATACACAATACTTTTTTAGAAATTATAAAATTGAAACTGCTAAGTTAGAAGCCATCAAGCCAAGCTATACAAATAAGGGTTAAAGCAGGATCGCTATCATTAGGAAAAATGGATTACACAGGTATATGCATATCGAAGGACAGGTTATAATATCAAGAATACTCACATGCTGTTGTAGTGCTGTGCTCCAAACAGCTATTGCTGCAGCTAATAACCCTTGAGAGTTCACACTAACATCAGTGACAGTACATACAGCAACGCCAACCAGGACAAGTACTATACTTAGTTTTGTATCTCTTGAGTAACGGACTTTATCCAATAGGATTTCCAGAAAGCATAAGACTGGAATGATACACAACTTCGCAATCTGAAAAAAGCAAGGCACATAGTTTATTATACACAATTTTTCAATCCAACACTGATAAAATACCAAAGTTACGTTGTCACCTGATAGAATCCGACAGAGTTCCACATCAAACTAACATTCATCCCAACAATGGATAGGTTTGCAAAAAAGACAAATTTTACTAGTTCTGGTAATGGCAAATAGGATGGTTGAATATATCCCAGCCATTTCATCACTAATGTCATCAATGTTGTGGTTGCAAAATGAAGTCCAGTCAATGTTGTAGCTGTACAAGCAAACAGTAGAAAACAACATCAGTACAAGACATCTGAAAGATTTGCTTCATAATCATCATATTCTAATTCTAGATAGAAGTGATAACACACATGGAAAATGCGAATTAGGATTACAGTACAGCACTGTCAGTGTCTTACCGAAACTAAAACCATGTGTTGCCATTAAGGCTTTGTTGACCATGATGATACCAACTGATGTTACAACATTGAACATCCATGCTCCGGCATCTAATGCTGCTTTTCTCTCCGCCTTGCTTCCTGGTGCCATACCTTCTTGACATGTAGAGTCCAACCCAATTTTCTAAGTATCAGATCCACAATCCACCTTCCACACGAATTGCAATTTAAAGTCAGTTTGACAACATGCTGACATTTGCACTCATAAATGAACAGGTGGCATCAAATACAATGAAATACATGAAAACTATGGACTTAACAGAACTTCTCCATAAATTAGTGAATGCAAAAAGGGAAATTTTAAAGAACACACTCAAAGAATTACAGAAACACACGTAATGTGTAAGTATCAAGCAGTGAGGATCAGAGATGATAGGAGAAACATCATCAAATTACTAGACAAGCTTAACAAATGGTATCGATAGATATCAGTGCCAACTATCCATAAACACCCCGCTATCTGCTCTTGCTAGATCTGCAATTTTATAGCCTTTGAAAACTAACGGCATGTTGATGAATCGGAGTAGCAGCGTGGAGGCATGGGGTTCAGTTGAACCCAGGGGCAGACCAAGTATCAGAAATGGGTgtacacatgtacaccttcgAAAAGAAAATCGTACTTAGTAGGTATAATACCTGTAATTGGGTCCAGATCCGAATACAAACAGGTTTAGGGGATCGGGGCGCTCCGTTTCCAACAGCAGAAAGAGAAGAGAGGGGGGCGGGCATACCTGGTtggtgctcgtcggcggcgaagAGCCCGGCGAGGACGTGCTGAAGGGCGTCACCGCTCGCACCGTCGGCGCCGACGCGCCGCCAGGAAAGGAAGGCcacgagagagggagggagggggagggagaggagtgaTTCCGTGATTGGGTGAACGCGCTCGGGCGTCGGCGTCTCGGTAGATCTCTGCAATCGCTAGGCCGGACCTACGCGGCTACGCCTACGGATGCTAAGTTCTACTGTAATTATTTATTTCGGATTATATCCGACCGccaaaaattaataaaataaaggaaaaaatttttatttttcatcgcTAATGGCATTACGTCCCTCGTGTTTCATTTATGCGAATCAACTCCTTAACTAAATAAATTGGTGCATTTATTATTCCCACATTAGTTTAATCATGGTTTAGTATGATATAATGGTGGTTTATGCAGCGTAATCATTTGAATGGTCATTAATAACTATTTAGCAATGTAATATGCTGAGTTGAAAATATAAAGtctaaattttttttagaaatccTCTAAATTGCCTAcccataatttttttgaaaaaaatactgGAACCTATTCGCACTCCACTATTATAGAGATTGACTCAACATAAAATGTGGCTAAACATTGATTAGCATGATGATTGTATCGCCTAAACTGCTATTAAATATATTAAAATcattgttaaactaaggtggGATGATAAATGTACCAGTTTAGTTAATTAAGGGGTTGTTgcaccaaataaaatatgagggatgaatgtcacactgttgcaatacttgagggatgaaaaatatatttttttctaaaataagtTAAAAATAATGTTCCAATGATTAAATTAGGGGCAAAAATAGTCCATTGGACTGATTTAGAAAACACCATTATTAAATACCTATTCAAATGTACTGTCTATCTATCTACTTACTCCATCTGTCCAAAAAGTCAAAAAAATAAGTCATTTTACGATtcaaatttatcaaaaaaataagTCATTATACTCAAATCGCCACGTGAGCATGCGACAGTCAATTAGCACCAGTATAGCTAGTACCTAGAGGCAATTGATGCCATTTTATTCCCTTATAAATCTGTCCTAAAATTCGTtgaataacttatttttttggaGGAGGAGCACATGTATCCATGTATATAGTGATGCAAGTGGTGACATCAATAAGCAGCACTGAGTCACCTAACTAATTTATTCGATGAAAGATAAACCATGCACGGGTATTTTGTTGGCTCCACACATCCGAATTCTCATGGGCAGTGATTGCCGAGATAGCGCATGACCTTACAAATAGTATAAGAACACGTACATCACCATCCATCCCAGGTAACAAAGTCCTTAGCAACCCGCGTCAAGTATCGAGATGACGTTGTAACCAAATAATCCTGTGATGCTGGCGACTGGAGGATAGCTGAAGAACAATTTGAAGTCTTAGAAATTAGAAAGAACTATCGTACACAAAAGATCAATTTGAAATCACACTCGATTAAAAAGGCGATATGTGAACTACAAGTATATATGAGCGAAAAAACTCGTCGTAGCAAATACTACATCATTATAGAACAAAGGGAGTGGTTACAATTACAAATCTGAAATTGCAATTAGCTATTCCCCAACAAAAATGGCTCGGAGATGGACGAGTGTACCAAGAGTCCAAGACGTACGTCATCACCATTCATGAGCAAGGATACCTCACGATCCCCGAACGAATCCGTCAGCACGAATGCCGAGTTTATAACCATGACAAGCCCTTTCTAGTCTAGTGAAAATTGGCCGCCAAGTCCTTTTCACAGCACCC
Proteins encoded in this window:
- the LOC117861777 gene encoding protein TIC 20-I, chloroplastic, with product MFPCQGVATANPQLLGAPAASRYGSPARPSLRARPAFLSLRDPAFRREQKSFALRAGADFHRHVLSSSFAKYDTIKGIKPLLPSPKLHPRTQVGCQASLSSFSYPELSSKPKWWWRSLACVPYLLPLHNMWGHADAIYQLHPYLQRFSLLYAFIDTMALLPGWLFLVIFMTIYFFVVRRKWSPHFLRFHIILAILLDTGSQALATAINWSPSIVFQGKPMAYFWMTMAFIQIFTVVECMRCALSGLYPNVPFISHTAFIHSDLNLFR
- the LOC117861767 gene encoding UDP-rhamnose/UDP-galactose transporter 6, whose product is MAPGSKAERKAALDAGAWMFNVVTSVGIIMVNKALMATHGFSFATTLTGLHFATTTLMTLVMKWLGYIQPSYLPLPELVKFVFFANLSIVGMNVSLMWNSVGFYQIAKLCIIPVLCFLEILLDKVRYSRDTKLSIVLVLVGVAVCTVTDVSVNSQGLLAAAIAVWSTALQQHYVHHLQRKYSLGSFNLLGHTAPGQAASLLVLGPFVDFWLTNKRVDTFNYTSIVTFFIVLSCIIAVGTNLSQFICIGRFTAVSFQVLGHMKTILVLTLGFLFFGKEGLNFHVALGMLLAVIGMIWYGNASSKPGGKERQVYSTPSEKTQKHGILSSQSELDQKV